AAGGCCAACGAGGCCGAGAGGACCCGCCTGCAGGGGCTCCTGGATTCCGGCAGCACGGCGCAGAACCAAGCGGGCGAGCTGAATACGGCGTTGGAGGCCGAGAAGCAGGCGACGGGACGCGCCCTGAGCCAGGTGGAAATCCTCAACCAGCAGATCTCGGCCATGCGCCGCCAGCTCGCGGCCCTGGAAGAGGCCCTCGCGGCATCCGAGAACCGGGACAAGGAGAGTCAGGCCCGCATCGCCGATCTGGGCAGCAGGCTCAACGTGGCCCTGGCCCAGCGGGTGCAGGAGCTGGCCCGCTACCGCTCCGACTTCTTCGGACGCCTGCGGCAGATTCTCGGTAACCGGCCCGACGTGCGCATCGTGGGCGACCGTTTCGTCTTCCAGTCGGAGGTGCTCTTCCCCGCAGGCCAGGCGACCCTGCGCCCCGAGGCCTCGGGCGAGATCGACCGCATCGCCAGCGCCCTCATGGAGCTGGAGAAGCAGGTTCCGCCCGATATTCCGTGGGTGATCCGCGTCGACGGCCATACGGATGCGCGGCCCATCAACACGGCCCAGTTCCCGTCGAACTGGGCGCTCTCCTCCGCCCGCGCCATCGCCGTGGTCCAGGCTCTGGTCGCCCGGGGCGTCCAGCCGCAGCACCTCGTGGCGGCGGGTTTCGGCGAGTTCCAGCCCCTCGACAACGGCACGACGGAAGAAGCCTATGCCCGCAACCGCCGCATCGAGCTCAAGCTGACGGAGCGGTGAAAGTCAGGCATCCTTGCCGAGCGCGCGGGCGACATCCTTCACCTGCAGGCCGACACGCTTGACCGTGTCCACGATCTGCTGACGCGGAACGCCCCATTTGTCGGACCAGTACCGCATCTCCCAATCCTCATGGAGGTTGATGCGGATGGCATCCTG
This window of the Microvirga sp. TS319 genome carries:
- a CDS encoding DUF3606 domain-containing protein yields the protein MAATFKRHPQDAIRINLHEDWEMRYWSDKWGVPRQQIVDTVKRVGLQVKDVARALGKDA
- a CDS encoding peptidoglycan -binding protein; this encodes MPTSGAGGRRRGRVSQINYWPGFVDALSTLLLSIIFLISVFTVGQFFLSTELSGRDTVLDRLNRQISELTDLLSLERSGRRSVEESLATLQTTLKANEAERTRLQGLLDSGSTAQNQAGELNTALEAEKQATGRALSQVEILNQQISAMRRQLAALEEALAASENRDKESQARIADLGSRLNVALAQRVQELARYRSDFFGRLRQILGNRPDVRIVGDRFVFQSEVLFPAGQATLRPEASGEIDRIASALMELEKQVPPDIPWVIRVDGHTDARPINTAQFPSNWALSSARAIAVVQALVARGVQPQHLVAAGFGEFQPLDNGTTEEAYARNRRIELKLTER